A single genomic interval of Pseudarthrobacter chlorophenolicus A6 harbors:
- a CDS encoding GNAT family N-acetyltransferase, translating into MVVLTLIKLKPDPSGNVIYKPFSESDDFSADWWEDTIYGFEPSQHFYAFFDGQNEVVRVEIELQDALNAGYEQPGHPGPYAVIHFFEVSEDHRRRGLGTDAVQLIADRYGGTPLVAFSAGADEFWGSLGWERYEHTTEPGHSHPMFVSDPE; encoded by the coding sequence ATGGTAGTTCTGACCCTCATCAAACTGAAGCCAGACCCCTCTGGCAACGTCATCTACAAGCCGTTCAGCGAATCGGACGACTTCTCCGCCGACTGGTGGGAGGATACGATCTACGGTTTCGAGCCCAGCCAGCATTTCTACGCCTTCTTTGACGGCCAGAACGAAGTGGTCCGGGTGGAGATCGAACTCCAGGACGCCCTCAACGCGGGGTACGAGCAACCGGGGCACCCCGGACCATACGCCGTCATCCACTTCTTCGAGGTCTCGGAGGACCACCGCCGCCGGGGTCTTGGAACCGATGCCGTTCAGCTGATCGCAGACCGCTACGGGGGCACGCCGCTGGTGGCCTTCTCCGCAGGCGCCGACGAGTTCTGGGGTTCCCTGGGCTGGGAACGCTACGAGCACACCACGGAGCCGGGCCACTCACACCCGATGTTCGTCAGCGATCCCGAGTAG
- a CDS encoding DUF559 domain-containing protein, with product MPKIVAKKPWTPPEPSTPIGDLAPGNSESSKLEEKFRAALITAGISLHEERLGIQCGYDKARTRYPVLTPDFVVTDARVCIEVDPERTHEGREDQDRTRNALLADAGWKVVRARLGGLEAIGEWDVVSESGSYTVAAGTALADAVRDAVAGRPGKVRTITRKPQAPRKKSRLGAIREDEYQYRVHRTKWTLEDGEVADLAIVDGRYLARSMKWEFPRFIRHLDLQGAPKEDWRTILEPLLETMQPSEFVPFSTFPWGDSLFIGPQAGKIRFREKFGPYEPGWSGTTNLEGAAEYDEAIIQDESGAVLAELHAEAIALGWEISSIIPRTGRHGDYQEMELVRKDFKG from the coding sequence GTGCCCAAAATCGTCGCCAAGAAGCCGTGGACACCGCCAGAGCCTTCCACGCCCATCGGGGACCTGGCGCCTGGCAACTCCGAGTCCTCGAAGCTGGAGGAGAAGTTCCGGGCCGCCCTGATCACGGCGGGCATCAGCCTCCACGAGGAGCGGCTCGGGATCCAGTGCGGGTACGACAAGGCCCGAACCAGATACCCCGTTTTGACCCCTGACTTCGTTGTTACTGACGCCAGGGTTTGCATTGAGGTCGACCCTGAGAGAACCCACGAGGGCCGGGAGGACCAGGACCGGACACGGAACGCCTTGCTGGCGGACGCGGGTTGGAAGGTCGTGCGGGCCCGTCTGGGCGGGTTGGAGGCGATAGGGGAGTGGGATGTCGTCTCGGAGTCCGGGAGCTACACGGTAGCCGCTGGTACCGCATTGGCAGATGCCGTGCGCGACGCTGTCGCCGGCCGGCCCGGCAAGGTCCGGACCATCACCCGCAAGCCGCAGGCACCGCGGAAGAAGTCCCGGCTGGGAGCCATCCGGGAGGACGAGTACCAGTACCGGGTCCACAGGACGAAGTGGACGCTGGAGGACGGGGAGGTCGCTGATCTGGCCATCGTCGACGGCCGCTACTTGGCCCGAAGCATGAAGTGGGAGTTCCCCCGGTTCATCCGCCACCTCGACCTCCAGGGGGCACCCAAAGAGGACTGGCGAACTATCCTGGAGCCGCTGCTCGAGACTATGCAGCCGTCCGAATTCGTGCCATTTTCGACCTTCCCCTGGGGTGACTCACTGTTCATTGGCCCACAGGCAGGCAAAATTCGGTTCAGAGAGAAGTTCGGTCCCTACGAGCCCGGGTGGTCAGGCACGACGAATCTGGAAGGCGCCGCGGAGTACGACGAAGCGATCATCCAGGACGAAAGTGGCGCTGTCCTGGCCGAGCTGCACGCCGAAGCCATCGCCCTCGGATGGGAGATTTCGAGCATCATCCCCCGGACCGGGCGCCATGGTGATTACCAGGAAATGGAACTGGTCAGGAAAGACTTCAAGGGCTAA
- a CDS encoding helicase associated domain-containing protein, which yields MAFMDEKGKRPHPKSSDHAERALGCWFLRQRQMREKGQLNPERTKLLDDAQNAWLQLPGPVPRVLSEGEFSGYARRVVSFYQKHDRLPGYTDPKESTDYQALQIVRRHYRQGMLSRAEQKALRPIPGALKVTRKDPLRALPSFRPGAQNTGAFPDTPSGVRQARKMTSKRV from the coding sequence ATGGCATTCATGGACGAGAAGGGCAAGCGACCGCATCCCAAATCCAGCGACCACGCCGAGCGGGCACTGGGATGCTGGTTCCTCCGGCAGCGCCAGATGAGGGAAAAGGGACAGCTCAACCCTGAGCGGACGAAGCTGCTGGACGATGCTCAGAACGCGTGGTTGCAGCTGCCCGGTCCGGTTCCCCGGGTCCTCTCAGAGGGAGAGTTCAGCGGCTACGCGCGGCGGGTCGTCTCCTTCTACCAGAAGCACGACCGTCTCCCCGGGTACACGGACCCGAAGGAAAGTACTGACTATCAGGCCCTCCAGATCGTTCGGCGCCACTACCGTCAGGGCATGCTGTCCCGGGCTGAGCAAAAGGCCCTCCGCCCTATCCCCGGCGCCCTGAAGGTGACCCGCAAGGACCCTTTGCGCGCCTTGCCGAGCTTCAGGCCTGGTGCGCAAAACACGGGCGCCTTCCCCGACACACCCTCAGGGGTAAGACAGGCCCGGAAGATGACATCGAAGCGGGTCTAG
- a CDS encoding HNH endonuclease family protein, which produces MNITRSAVTKSLTIIASLFLAGSLASCDAAAQAGTNVAESVKSATSSTEAPATGSSNPAEAATALAQLETIPVKGKAPKTGYSRDQFGAAWSDVDHNGCDTRNDILRRDLTDLTVKPGTKNCVIASGKLADKYTGKTINFTRGENSSDVQIDHVIPLSLAWQTGAQQISADQRLQLANDPLNLMAADGPANQQKSDSSADAWLPSNKAFRCEYVARQTAVKAKYRLWVTQAEHDAIAGILATCK; this is translated from the coding sequence ATGAACATCACACGCTCCGCCGTCACCAAGTCCCTGACCATCATCGCCAGCCTGTTCCTGGCCGGTTCCCTGGCGAGCTGCGATGCTGCAGCCCAAGCCGGAACCAACGTCGCGGAATCGGTCAAGAGCGCAACGAGCAGCACCGAGGCTCCGGCCACCGGGTCCTCCAACCCGGCAGAGGCTGCCACCGCCCTGGCCCAGCTCGAGACCATCCCGGTCAAGGGCAAGGCTCCGAAGACCGGCTACAGCCGTGATCAGTTCGGAGCAGCATGGTCGGACGTGGACCACAACGGCTGCGACACCCGCAACGACATCCTCCGCCGCGACCTGACCGATCTTACGGTCAAGCCGGGCACCAAAAACTGCGTCATCGCCTCCGGCAAACTGGCCGACAAGTACACCGGCAAAACCATCAACTTCACCCGCGGCGAGAACTCGTCCGACGTTCAGATAGATCACGTTATCCCCTTGAGTTTGGCGTGGCAGACCGGTGCCCAGCAGATCAGCGCCGACCAGCGTCTGCAGCTCGCCAACGACCCGCTGAACCTCATGGCCGCAGACGGCCCAGCCAATCAACAGAAGAGCGACAGTTCGGCCGACGCGTGGCTGCCGAGCAACAAGGCGTTCCGCTGCGAATACGTCGCACGTCAGACTGCCGTGAAGGCCAAGTACCGACTGTGGGTCACTCAGGCCGAACACGACGCCATCGCCGGAATCCTGGCCACATGCAAGTAG
- a CDS encoding TM0106 family RecB-like putative nuclease, with the protein MFFLPSTDRTGQDELILSASDIVAGSTCEFAAVRKLDVLLNRVPALVVEADAMADLTAALGDKHEAKVLGLLREEFGPSRVYEVGPPRTFDRSGLEARHRETIQALRDGFDVIFQGSFFADGFHGRADFLILQEDGTYAVFDTKLARSAKAEALLQLAAYADQLRSAGVPVHRDGHLILGTNETTSHPLPESVPLFYAARDRLRAVLEAHRLASLPSAWGDPRWLACLKCPDCKAEMEAADDLMLVRRMNKSRRAKLMEAGIRTKAMFAAADLPDVGIKMDPLWFELQDQARLQCGLGDIDGTINGVSYKVLPNPAVIAMPKPSAGDIFFDFEGDPLWQDPATGEWGIEYLFGLVEHSADGHDFITFTAHSLEEERQALIDFMDHVAERRAAYPDLHIFHYAQYEVSALRKLARRHGVMVDEVEELVETGVMFDLYETVKGSVRISDRSFSIKKLEPLYMPAGRIGVTNAVDSMVQYSVYRDAVDSGQEQAALTIFRSISEYNHYDCISTWKLRDWLLNLTR; encoded by the coding sequence GTGTTTTTCCTACCCAGCACTGATCGGACAGGCCAGGATGAACTGATCCTGTCGGCCAGTGACATCGTTGCCGGCTCGACTTGCGAATTCGCAGCCGTCCGCAAACTGGACGTCCTACTGAACCGGGTCCCGGCGCTGGTGGTTGAAGCTGACGCGATGGCGGACCTGACTGCTGCCCTTGGCGACAAGCACGAAGCCAAGGTGCTGGGCCTGCTCCGGGAGGAGTTCGGCCCCTCCAGGGTCTACGAGGTCGGGCCGCCGCGGACCTTCGACCGTTCCGGGCTTGAAGCCAGGCACCGGGAAACGATCCAGGCCCTACGCGACGGCTTCGACGTCATCTTCCAGGGCTCCTTCTTTGCCGACGGCTTCCACGGCCGCGCCGACTTCCTGATCCTGCAGGAGGACGGCACCTACGCTGTGTTCGACACCAAGCTGGCCCGCAGCGCCAAAGCGGAGGCCCTGCTGCAGCTCGCCGCGTATGCCGACCAGCTCCGCAGCGCCGGGGTCCCGGTTCACCGTGACGGCCACCTGATCCTGGGCACCAACGAGACCACCAGCCACCCGCTGCCAGAGAGCGTGCCCCTGTTCTACGCGGCCCGGGACCGGCTCCGTGCGGTCCTGGAAGCGCACCGCCTGGCCTCCTTGCCCTCGGCCTGGGGTGACCCACGGTGGCTGGCGTGCCTGAAATGCCCTGACTGCAAGGCCGAGATGGAAGCCGCCGATGACCTGATGCTGGTGCGCCGGATGAACAAGTCGCGCCGCGCCAAGCTCATGGAAGCCGGCATCAGGACGAAGGCCATGTTCGCCGCGGCCGACCTGCCCGACGTCGGCATCAAGATGGACCCGCTCTGGTTCGAGCTGCAGGACCAGGCACGGTTGCAGTGCGGCCTGGGGGACATCGATGGAACCATCAACGGCGTCTCCTACAAGGTTCTGCCCAACCCGGCCGTCATCGCCATGCCCAAGCCGAGTGCCGGCGACATCTTCTTCGACTTCGAAGGGGACCCGCTCTGGCAGGACCCGGCAACGGGGGAGTGGGGCATCGAGTACCTGTTCGGCCTGGTCGAGCACTCCGCTGACGGGCACGACTTCATCACCTTCACCGCGCACAGCCTGGAGGAAGAACGCCAGGCGCTCATCGACTTCATGGACCACGTCGCCGAACGCCGCGCTGCCTACCCGGACCTGCACATCTTCCACTACGCCCAGTACGAGGTCAGCGCCCTGCGCAAGCTGGCCCGCCGGCACGGGGTCATGGTCGATGAGGTGGAGGAACTCGTGGAGACCGGGGTGATGTTCGACCTCTACGAAACCGTCAAGGGCTCCGTGCGGATCTCGGACCGGTCCTTCAGCATCAAGAAACTGGAGCCGCTGTACATGCCGGCTGGCCGGATCGGGGTCACGAACGCGGTGGACTCCATGGTCCAGTACAGCGTCTACCGTGATGCCGTCGACTCCGGGCAGGAGCAGGCTGCCCTTACCATTTTTCGGTCAATTTCCGAATATAACCACTACGACTGCATCAGTACCTGGAAGCTTCGGGACTGGCTGCTGAACCTCACCCGGTAA
- a CDS encoding type II toxin-antitoxin system death-on-curing family toxin: MTSHLTVDEAKRFLGRYGFFVRDEGLLAAAVTRPGTSIMGQDAFVSLELKAAVLLGSAARNHPLVDGNKRTSWTLMVLFLWLNGYQHDFDTDSAFDLVVGVAAGRLSLEESSARIADHMVPRES; encoded by the coding sequence GTGACCTCGCACCTGACTGTTGACGAGGCCAAGCGCTTCCTGGGCCGCTACGGATTCTTCGTCCGCGACGAGGGTCTGCTGGCTGCAGCGGTAACCCGCCCCGGAACCTCCATCATGGGTCAGGACGCCTTCGTCTCCCTGGAGCTGAAGGCCGCGGTGCTGCTTGGGTCCGCCGCCCGGAACCACCCACTGGTGGACGGCAACAAGCGCACCTCCTGGACGCTCATGGTGCTCTTCCTGTGGCTGAACGGCTACCAGCACGACTTCGACACGGACTCTGCTTTCGACCTGGTGGTCGGCGTCGCTGCGGGGCGCCTTTCCCTGGAAGAGTCCAGCGCCCGAATCGCTGACCACATGGTGCCCCGGGAGAGCTAA
- a CDS encoding peptidase associated/transthyretin-like domain-containing protein produces MKKTVLAVVLTAAALLSAGCASEPIPGAIVQQEAQGKAGQAAGPVDAMASAKARIEAKAYASPVVAEHESMMAGQDWTVTGGGWTPGAAVTVTLTSADGTAVGTGAKAVADAEGHIDSVITIPEGTATGTYTLAAATPTDTKGAHTAKVNIFSS; encoded by the coding sequence GTGAAAAAGACTGTCCTTGCCGTTGTGCTGACGGCTGCCGCTCTCCTCTCGGCAGGCTGTGCCAGCGAACCGATTCCGGGCGCGATCGTCCAGCAGGAGGCCCAGGGCAAAGCCGGCCAGGCTGCCGGTCCGGTGGACGCCATGGCGTCAGCCAAGGCACGGATTGAGGCGAAGGCGTACGCATCGCCCGTCGTCGCCGAGCACGAGTCGATGATGGCCGGTCAGGACTGGACCGTGACCGGAGGAGGCTGGACGCCGGGTGCGGCAGTAACCGTCACCCTCACTTCGGCTGACGGAACCGCCGTCGGAACCGGAGCCAAGGCTGTTGCCGACGCCGAAGGGCACATCGACAGCGTCATCACGATTCCGGAGGGCACGGCCACGGGCACTTACACCCTTGCCGCCGCAACTCCGACGGACACCAAGGGCGCGCACACCGCGAAGGTCAATATCTTCAGCAGCTAG
- a CDS encoding Panacea domain-containing protein: protein MASLGSGPPATIFDLAAAILARTGETTTVALHRLAYYCQAWHLVWEDRLLADADFYAWGTGPVNPDLHSSHAGTFTISEVPGNPGVFTEDENESIDSVVKAYGSLQPFELSSIVKNEDPWRSAWSGTQPGKRGRLIQVDRMQSFYLELDGEPVGGADPAEGSSC from the coding sequence TTGGCCAGTCTCGGAAGCGGCCCACCCGCCACCATCTTCGACCTGGCCGCCGCCATCCTCGCCCGCACCGGGGAAACCACGACCGTGGCCCTGCACCGGTTGGCGTACTACTGCCAGGCGTGGCACTTGGTTTGGGAGGACCGGCTGCTCGCCGACGCCGACTTCTACGCCTGGGGCACCGGACCTGTGAACCCTGACCTTCATTCCTCGCATGCGGGCACCTTCACCATCAGTGAGGTGCCAGGGAATCCGGGCGTCTTCACCGAGGACGAGAACGAGAGCATCGACAGTGTCGTCAAGGCCTACGGTAGCCTCCAGCCCTTCGAGCTGAGCAGCATCGTCAAGAACGAAGACCCGTGGCGGAGCGCCTGGTCAGGGACCCAGCCGGGCAAGCGTGGACGCCTCATCCAGGTGGACCGGATGCAGTCGTTCTACCTTGAGCTGGACGGTGAGCCCGTAGGGGGCGCGGATCCTGCCGAGGGTTCTAGCTGCTGA
- a CDS encoding LysM peptidoglycan-binding domain-containing protein: MSNPVRRLSAAVTAGTMSAVVLSSMISGTAAYAAAPAAYHAPMEVSSSGTYTVRSGDTLSGIAARHGVSLAAVFAANNMNKRTIIYPGQKIKIGPATPASTPVAPKPEPTPAAPATAASHIVKSGDTLSAIAARYGVSLASVLAANNLQMRSIIYPGQKILLAAPSAPAPAAQPAPATPAAPAPAATTPVTAGTYTVKAGDTLSKIASAHSVSLSAVLQANGMTLKTVIYPGQRIKTGTPTSTPAPAPVPAPAPQATAASPSSAQLKTMVADTARRMGVDPSLALAFAMQESGFRQNVTSSAGAIGTMQVMPTSGEWASQLVGRQLDLHNAQDNITAGVAIIAALVKTSPTKDIAVASYYQGQYSVINRGMYEDTKAYVASVLRHQKSFQ, encoded by the coding sequence ATGAGTAATCCCGTCCGCCGTCTGAGCGCCGCCGTCACCGCCGGCACCATGTCTGCCGTCGTTCTGTCCAGCATGATCAGCGGCACTGCAGCGTACGCCGCGGCCCCAGCCGCCTATCATGCCCCTATGGAGGTCTCCTCATCGGGAACCTACACCGTCCGCTCCGGCGACACGCTGAGCGGGATTGCCGCCCGGCACGGCGTAAGCCTCGCTGCCGTCTTCGCGGCCAACAACATGAACAAGCGGACGATCATCTACCCGGGCCAGAAGATCAAGATCGGCCCGGCCACTCCCGCGTCGACTCCAGTCGCACCTAAGCCGGAACCGACACCTGCGGCGCCCGCTACTGCAGCCAGCCATATCGTTAAGTCCGGGGACACGCTCAGCGCGATCGCCGCCAGATACGGCGTCAGCCTCGCCTCGGTCCTCGCGGCCAACAACCTGCAGATGCGCTCCATCATCTACCCGGGCCAAAAGATCCTGCTGGCAGCCCCGTCAGCACCCGCCCCCGCTGCGCAGCCCGCACCTGCAACTCCCGCCGCCCCGGCGCCCGCGGCCACCACCCCGGTCACGGCAGGGACCTACACCGTGAAGGCAGGCGACACCCTGTCCAAGATCGCCAGTGCCCACAGTGTCAGCCTCTCCGCCGTGCTGCAAGCCAACGGGATGACCCTCAAGACGGTCATCTACCCTGGCCAGAGGATCAAGACCGGGACCCCCACCTCTACGCCCGCCCCGGCTCCCGTGCCGGCCCCGGCGCCTCAGGCCACCGCGGCGAGCCCCTCATCGGCACAGCTGAAAACCATGGTTGCCGACACCGCGCGCCGCATGGGTGTCGATCCGTCCCTGGCGCTGGCATTCGCCATGCAGGAATCTGGATTCCGCCAGAACGTCACCTCCTCGGCCGGGGCCATCGGCACCATGCAGGTCATGCCCACCTCGGGCGAGTGGGCCTCCCAGCTCGTCGGCCGTCAGCTGGACCTGCACAACGCCCAGGACAACATCACCGCCGGCGTCGCCATCATCGCAGCGCTCGTGAAGACCAGCCCGACCAAGGACATCGCCGTCGCCTCCTACTACCAGGGGCAGTACTCCGTGATTAACCGCGGCATGTACGAGGACACCAAGGCTTACGTGGCTTCAGTTCTCCGCCACCAGAAGAGCTTCCAGTAG
- a CDS encoding TM2 domain-containing protein, with translation MEQPVIRAATHEVSILDLPDPESFIAAELSAGEQPAPGTRTLASPAGVEPEASEEADAVSAALAADLEAALNAALEEEPPAGRQPQAGGPSHRQQRLTMAMALANDEPVDHLPALPPLPTAGSEYASMLASYGAFPPLLPPARDFRIPLLLSVLLGLVGADRFYERKYLSGALKLVTFGGLGIWWVADIILILTGKAEDRSGRPFTGARKHRAISWTLVAALFAGLVPVAVTTAAPAVTGGTGAIGELLFPKPEPVPSWAVVAEVAGQTEPTVLDITGDRLRLSYNFAAPAYVYLQKVGSTPVPAQTVLLTDTPAKGQKDVEVTPGRYQVIVRTDGTSWTVKAEEWGVHG, from the coding sequence GTGGAGCAGCCAGTCATCAGGGCCGCCACCCACGAGGTTTCAATCCTTGACCTGCCGGACCCGGAGTCATTCATCGCGGCCGAACTGTCCGCCGGAGAACAGCCGGCACCCGGCACCCGCACGCTGGCGTCTCCGGCCGGGGTTGAACCTGAGGCATCCGAAGAAGCAGACGCGGTAAGTGCCGCGCTTGCCGCCGACCTCGAAGCGGCCCTGAACGCCGCCCTGGAGGAGGAACCCCCGGCGGGACGCCAGCCCCAAGCGGGCGGCCCGTCCCACCGGCAGCAACGGTTGACGATGGCCATGGCGCTGGCCAACGACGAACCCGTCGACCACCTGCCTGCGCTGCCGCCGTTGCCGACGGCGGGCTCAGAATACGCTTCCATGCTGGCATCCTACGGCGCGTTCCCGCCGCTCCTTCCACCCGCCCGTGACTTCCGGATCCCGTTGCTCCTGTCCGTGCTCCTTGGGCTGGTTGGGGCAGACCGCTTCTATGAGCGGAAGTACCTCAGCGGTGCCCTGAAGCTGGTCACCTTCGGCGGCCTGGGCATCTGGTGGGTCGCGGACATCATCCTGATCCTGACCGGCAAGGCAGAGGACAGATCCGGCAGGCCCTTCACCGGGGCAAGGAAACACCGCGCAATCTCATGGACCCTGGTTGCTGCACTGTTCGCAGGACTCGTCCCCGTTGCGGTGACCACCGCAGCTCCCGCCGTTACCGGAGGCACCGGCGCCATCGGCGAGCTGCTCTTCCCGAAACCCGAGCCGGTCCCGTCTTGGGCTGTCGTTGCAGAGGTCGCCGGCCAAACCGAACCAACGGTCCTGGACATCACCGGGGACCGCCTGCGCCTGAGCTACAACTTCGCTGCCCCCGCCTACGTGTACCTTCAGAAGGTCGGAAGCACCCCCGTGCCGGCACAAACCGTCCTCCTCACTGACACTCCTGCGAAGGGCCAGAAAGACGTGGAGGTCACGCCGGGACGGTACCAGGTGATCGTCCGGACCGACGGAACGTCCTGGACGGTGAAGGCTGAGGAGTGGGGCGTCCACGGCTGA
- a CDS encoding PspA/IM30 family protein, translating to MKQSIFGRVAQLAKANINDLLDRAEDPQKMLDQMVRDYSENISEAESAVAQTIGNLRMLEEEHTRNVADANEWGRKALAASRKADEFRAAGNTGDAQKFDNLAKVALQRQMNAEKLAADAAPGLAAQNEVVDKLKGGLDSMKGKLTELTSKRNELVARSRTAAAQSQVHEALKGLDVADPTSALGRFEERIRREEATVRGQQELASNSLEAQFASLEDLGEQTEVEARLAALKNAGAPKQIESSIDWLPADR from the coding sequence ATGAAGCAGAGTATTTTCGGCCGCGTCGCACAGCTCGCCAAGGCCAACATCAACGACCTCCTGGACCGAGCCGAGGATCCGCAGAAGATGCTGGACCAGATGGTCCGGGACTACTCAGAGAACATCTCCGAGGCGGAATCCGCGGTCGCCCAGACCATCGGGAACCTCCGCATGCTGGAAGAGGAACACACCCGGAACGTTGCAGACGCCAACGAATGGGGACGCAAGGCTTTGGCGGCGTCCCGTAAGGCAGATGAGTTCCGTGCGGCAGGAAACACCGGGGACGCCCAGAAGTTCGACAACCTCGCCAAGGTCGCCCTCCAGCGTCAGATGAACGCCGAGAAGCTGGCCGCCGATGCCGCGCCGGGACTGGCCGCGCAGAACGAGGTGGTGGACAAGCTCAAGGGCGGGTTGGACTCAATGAAGGGCAAGCTCACCGAGCTGACCTCCAAGCGGAACGAGCTTGTGGCCCGCTCTCGGACCGCAGCGGCGCAATCCCAGGTCCATGAAGCACTCAAAGGCTTGGACGTCGCCGATCCCACCAGCGCGCTGGGACGATTTGAAGAGCGCATCCGCCGGGAAGAAGCCACCGTCCGCGGCCAGCAGGAACTCGCCTCCAACAGCCTGGAAGCACAGTTCGCCTCCCTGGAAGATCTCGGCGAGCAGACCGAAGTTGAGGCCCGCCTGGCCGCCCTGAAGAACGCCGGCGCCCCGAAGCAGATCGAGTCCAGCATCGACTGGCTGCCAGCCGACCGCTAA
- a CDS encoding endonuclease/exonuclease/phosphatase family protein: MSPVTSRIPAEHQLRVTTLNINHAPDELERRTGLACDELSALLPAVLCLQEVRFEVDGGSFQLDTIAAETGLAVVSARAQHPTRDGALSGNAILSHLPAIEAGSIVLGTPDCQLTRADYAVLEATTGQTLIVVSAHLAWGGDQEGTRLIQMTAIDNRVRTLMGRYQDQNPVAILAGDFNTLPTSDTNRYLNGQGTGANDGYTFWTEAFAVVGNPEEAATVAAGNYWAQQTARSVGIEFPEMLPDRRIDYVWTYGWAYGRPGCPVAMQRSFTDTTRYGYPASDHYGLTVDFWMPPVLAQVPAVLASASDDSLIGRLLLLEEAKMPA; encoded by the coding sequence ATGAGCCCCGTAACATCCCGTATCCCGGCAGAGCACCAGCTGCGCGTCACCACACTGAACATCAACCACGCCCCCGATGAACTTGAGCGCCGGACCGGTCTCGCCTGCGACGAACTCAGCGCCCTCCTCCCTGCAGTTCTGTGTCTACAGGAGGTCCGGTTCGAAGTGGACGGGGGCTCATTCCAGCTGGACACCATTGCGGCGGAAACAGGCCTTGCCGTCGTCTCCGCCCGGGCCCAGCATCCCACCCGCGACGGGGCCCTGTCCGGGAACGCGATCCTGTCCCACCTCCCCGCAATCGAGGCAGGTTCCATTGTTCTGGGCACGCCGGACTGCCAGCTCACCCGCGCCGACTACGCGGTCCTTGAGGCAACCACTGGCCAAACGCTCATTGTCGTCTCGGCCCACCTGGCCTGGGGCGGTGACCAGGAAGGCACCCGCCTCATCCAGATGACAGCCATCGACAACCGGGTACGGACCCTCATGGGCCGCTACCAGGACCAGAACCCCGTCGCCATCCTCGCCGGCGACTTCAACACTCTCCCAACCAGTGACACCAACCGGTACCTCAACGGCCAGGGCACCGGTGCCAACGACGGCTACACCTTCTGGACCGAAGCGTTCGCCGTGGTCGGCAACCCCGAGGAGGCGGCCACCGTCGCCGCCGGCAACTACTGGGCACAGCAGACCGCCCGCAGCGTCGGTATCGAATTCCCCGAAATGCTCCCCGACCGCCGCATCGACTACGTCTGGACCTACGGCTGGGCGTACGGCAGGCCCGGGTGCCCGGTGGCCATGCAGCGCTCCTTCACGGACACGACCCGCTACGGCTACCCGGCCTCAGACCACTACGGGCTCACCGTCGACTTCTGGATGCCACCGGTCCTTGCCCAGGTCCCCGCTGTGCTGGCCAGTGCCAGCGATGACTCATTGATAGGCCGGCTTCTGCTGCTGGAAGAGGCAAAGATGCCGGCGTAA
- a CDS encoding 3'-5' exonuclease has translation MIPGLDFVAIDFELANAKHSSICQIGLVKVRDGVLGKTHTHFVMPPAGQQNFGHRQIAVHGITRRMIDGADGWDLMLPRLEAFTGDLPLVAHNVVAERSMIRQTTEAIGLTPPPFTFYCTQRAAQLHLPGQESYRLNMLVESLGLPPLQHHDAGEDAAAAAHLAVRLSELSGISDVHALFPAMKPSPSANRASKKSD, from the coding sequence GTGATCCCAGGATTGGACTTCGTCGCCATCGATTTTGAGCTCGCCAACGCCAAGCACTCATCCATCTGCCAGATCGGACTCGTGAAGGTCCGCGACGGGGTGCTCGGCAAGACCCACACGCATTTCGTGATGCCCCCGGCAGGCCAGCAGAACTTTGGCCATCGGCAGATTGCCGTGCACGGCATCACCCGGCGCATGATCGACGGTGCCGACGGCTGGGACCTGATGCTGCCACGGCTTGAGGCCTTCACAGGAGACCTGCCACTGGTGGCCCATAACGTCGTCGCCGAGCGGTCCATGATCCGCCAGACAACTGAAGCGATCGGCCTCACCCCGCCGCCCTTCACGTTCTACTGCACGCAGCGCGCGGCGCAGCTGCACCTTCCCGGCCAGGAGTCGTACCGGCTCAACATGCTCGTTGAGAGCCTCGGCCTTCCGCCGCTGCAGCACCACGACGCCGGGGAAGACGCCGCCGCTGCAGCTCACCTGGCCGTCCGTCTCTCGGAGCTGAGCGGGATCTCCGATGTGCACGCGCTCTTCCCGGCCATGAAGCCATCTCCATCAGCTAACAGGGCATCGAAAAAGTCGGACTGA